The Malus domestica chromosome 17, GDT2T_hap1 genome contains the following window.
cacacacacaagataTATTTAGACAAAGGAGTGGAGGGAATAAATTGGTTAGAAATTCATTATTTtcgagattcaaacctaaaaactctcacttataagtaacgaaaaatatcactaaactgTAGTGTTAAGAAACAATCcacaactaattaagaaaattcATTGTTATATGTTTGGTCGAGGGCCGAGTTCATTGGGAATGTTTAAGAATGCTGGAATGGTTAAAGTAAAGTATTTAGTATTAAAGGTTATATGTTTGGTTTGTTATAACGACTCATAAAATTCAAAAAGGCATTCTAATTTCgtcccgtgaaatttaaatctTGTTACTTAACCATTGAAACTCAAATTTAGTCTCCCAGGCCATCCAAATCCTTCTaacaattttcaaaaaataaaaaataaaataaaataaaataaaaaatcctttAAACATATCTACAAAAAAATGTTGGCATGACATGCGTAAGACCCACTTATGTTGAAAGCCACAGGGACAAACTATTAATAGTCAGATTAGTTTTAAAAGATGTTAGACATTTGATCTAAAGGTTGGGAAGGCTCTCACTCCACCAGAGAGCTCAAGGGGTACCACAAAcgggttgggtttgggttttaacttttaaacCTGTTAAACTAACGAAGCTTAACAAGTTTAACATGACACAACTCATTCAAATAACGAGTAAAAAAAATACGAACACAACAAACACAATCTAAGGTAAAAATCTTGGTTGAGAAGAATATTTCATTGAATTAATGATTGGGCTTGTATTCTTATCTTGATAGATATCAGCATAAATCCTCTTCCTCACATCGACACGGACATTCGTATAAATGTTGGAGAACCTGAAAGTGAGCACAGTGATGAAGGGCCTCTCGCAGAACAAAAAGAGAATAAAAGGCATCATCTCATTTCCTCAGGTATTTGACATGTCTGCAATCcaatttggtttttgttaatGCCATGCCAATGCTACTacaaaaatatatgaacatgtTTATTCCATATTTCCTACTTACGGTTGTATTCACGATATGAGTAGATACAATGTTAAGCAATATActtaaacacacaaaacataaacaaaatggGCAGATTATAGTGCCCCTTAAAACAGAAATAGAAATTCTTggatttcaccttaatttcaccCACAACCTTCCATTCTCCTTGGCCCAATTCTGGCAGGTTTGGCCGGAAATCCTGCGGTCACCGTTTCTTAGATCTGAAATTGAGGAAATTCGGCTATGAATTTGTGGAAACTATCTTGGGGTTTGAAAAGAGGACGGGAAGAGGTTTGTGGAGGTATAATTCGAGGTCGTTGGTGACCGGTGGAAGGCGGCGCCGTTTGTCTTTACTGGGTTGTTGAAGTAGCGTGAAAGGGAAGAAGGGAAGAGGGAGTGAGAGGTACGGGAGGGAGGAGGGTGTGAGTGAGAAAGAATGGGattctaattttttgtttttttaataagtAATATTATCTAtgcagaaaaagagaaaaagaggtAAGTTTAAtcttataattaattaatgataATATGGTTAAAGTTCGTTTTTTACGAGATCATGTGATCTTTCATTTTGAAAATTATATTTAGGTTCACAGGACTAGggtcctctccggatccttcgGACGTCTTAATCCTGACCGTTCATTTAAATCATACGGTCATGAATTATTTTAatctttttgtcttttttttttctgtgcgCCTTCGTCTTCAtcctttcttttcaatttttcatcatcatcatgCCTTCTATCTCTCCTTTCTTTCTCTGTGTgtcttcgtctccgccagcaAGCGGTTGCCCATGTTTTGATGCCGGTGGTCAGTGGTTGATGGTGCCAGATCTGACATTAGGAAAATTGGGTGACAGTTGGACACACGAAAGAGGTGGTGGACAGGCGGCGATGGCGGCAGATCTGCATTGAGGAAAGAGTGGGAGGGAGGCCATCACTCGTGAAGGACGAGTTAGTGAGTGAAGGGTTCAAAAgttttgggaaattcaacagctCTAATTAGAGCTTCTAAGTTTTTAACATCTTGTTTGCGTGAAATTCAACAATTAACCCgcaaaaattgttgagagagagagagagagagagagaaatggtgAAGAGAAGAGATCGATTCAGGGTAGGGAGGAAATAAGGGGGTGAATATAGGAAAGAGGGATCGCTTCGTGAGGAGAGTAAAAATTCATATTGATCGTTTCATGGTGAAGAGAAGAGATAGATTCATATTGGGTTGAACACGTCAATCCAAGGATCCCAAGGATCCCGATAAaagggatccagagaggatcagTCTTAGGTTCCCGTTCACCTGCTAGAATACTCCTCCAAAATAAAATgcgacaaaaagaaaaagaaaggaagggaaataaattaaaatggaaatgaaaaataaaagtaattaAACTGACAGGCTACAGCATAAGGTAAAATTCAACCAAGGTAAAAGATAAGTACATATCCGTCAGCTAATGGAAAAATAACTGATAAGAGGGAAATGGTGTTAGTGATAAAtaaaagggagactttggatgtggtccctagttatgaacagTCTTTGACTGaaatcttgttggttttcaatttttgatccaagtccctgaaattaattgataatttatttctatgtacgttactatattttttaaattaaaaattaaaatttatagttgtttatagtaatgagattttaaataaaaaaccataatttgtgggattaaaaatattaaaatataaatatactattgtgtgtgtaaacatgggtacattcataaaaaataaccaaaaaattattgtatcaaaacatgagtacattcttcaaaataggtacatttagcaaaaataaaaatgggtacaaataaataaaaaaaatatgggtacaatacaaataaaactttaaaaaatatgggcacaaaaagaaattaatatatgggtacaaattaaaactgaaaggaaaattggtacaaattaaaaaagggttgcaaattaaaatgggtacaaactaaaaataaaaatatatgataaaaaatttagccataaatataaatatactaattgtaacatttttaatattaaatgaatatatttagaaaaaaaaaatattttattattgaaataattaatgatattattaatacaaaggaccttgatcaaaaattgaaaagtaataaggttttaatcaatagagtagtaaaaatagggatgaaaacctaattactcctaaATAAAAtgtctttgttttgtttctcaTCAAATTTAACTTGTAATGCACGAATGAGTTTATTTCGAAGACTAGTGGCAAATCTTCAAACACTTTTGGGTGGGCCACATACACATTTATATTgttgattgatttttttatgataattttattaatggtcaatattatttttaaatgattttctTTTAATGAACCTAGGAATCGATTGTATATACCAGATGAAATTGGTGCATGAGCGGGTCCAGCAGTTTCTACCTCTCATGTGTGAAGCagtgaggagagatgatatgagtTATTATCAAAGAAAGAAATTGGAAGAAACACTGTTCGTGGCAGCAGAACGAGGACATGTGGAGTATATTACTAATTTTCTTAGATATTCCTCATATCCCATATTTAGAGTTAGGAACAAAAAACATCAGAGCTTGTTCCAAATTGCCGCTGAATGTCGTCGTTACAATGTTTATAATATTATATGTGAGTTGTTCCAAAAACTAGATAAATGTGGTTTCTATAAATCCAAATATGGCCTTGATTACTCCGAACAAGAACTAAAGGAAATAGTGGAGCATAAAGATGACCTTGGCAATACTATGCTACATACAGCAGCAAGGATTACCCCATTGTCACAAATTGATCACATTCAAGGTGCAACTTTGCAAATGCAAAGAGAACTACAATGGTTCAAGGTGACTATTTACCTgtctatctatatatatatgcttatatttatgaaatttttttccctatatgttgtttatatatattttgcagCTATAATTTTGCCCTCATTTTCTACTACTCCTTtacatatttttgttattttatttattcaatttcaaagaaaataaaaaagagaatgTAGAAATTACttctcttaaaaaataaaaaatcaaaacaaaagggttGTCGACTCGACATGCACAAGCATAACAGGAAAGAATTGAGATTTAAAAGGAAAACATTATGATGATTTAACTACGTACTATATTATCATCCTACGTGCttaattaatgattttgggttatGTGGTGTCTCAAACGACAAAAGTTCAAGCATTTATATGAAGAGATAAAGATTTGAGAATCACATCCATAAATAATTTTGTTGCCAAAAATGCAGAAGGTGGAGAGCATTGCAAATGTCAAGGATTGTGAATCTGTAAACAATGATAATAAGACACCACGGGAAGTATTTATGGAGAATCACAAAGAAATGTGGAAAGAGGCAAAAAATTCAATGAAGGAAACAGCAAGTTCTTGTACAGTTGTAGGTGCTCTTATTATCACCATAATGTTTGCTGCAATATTCACAGTTCCTGGTGGATATGATGGAGGTACAGGTCTTCCTATATTCTTAACTAAAAAGGTATTCATAGCATTTATGGTTTCAGACGTACTCTCACTTTTTTCTTCCATAACTTCAGTCATCATGTTTTTGGGCGTTATCACGTCACGTTATAATGAAGATGATTTCCACGGATCCTTGCCCACAAAAATGATAATAGGCCTTTTCACCCTTTTTTTATCTATTGCCACCATGATGATTGTCTTTTTTTGTGCTATTTACATTATGCTTGACGGAAAATTATCGATTGTTATTCTAACCATTGTGCTAGCCATTGTTCCACTTATCTCGTACCTATGGATGCAATTTCCGTTGCTCGTCGAGTCTTTTCTACTTTTTGACTGGGAGCATTTGTATTCTatagtttcttatttttttaagaaatttgTAAAGAGAAGCCCATGTGGGGCTTTTTATTCGGCCTATTATGTATGAGCTTTCCAAAATGACAGAATTTAAATTCTCATCAAATAAAATCTTATCAATTGcaaattttattgtttggaGATATGTATGTGGAATTTCAAAAGGACAAATTATAATCatgatttattttgtttctttgttagttCAACATTAAACTCTATCATTGAAAACAATATAAGGCAAAGAAAGTGAAAACCATATATGGCAAAAGAAAGTGAAACAAGAGAAatatgaaatatataaaaggaaaactaatgaaaagggcttgaaaactttgagttttaatgataaggacaaaataaagggtaaagtgaatagtatcaggattgactttttagtgtaaaaatgtggtttttcgttaaagtgaacagtaccgggtgctttttgttaaagttcccatatataaaacccaaaattcatAGGCACCAAATAAACTCGCGGTAAAATGAAATTTGCAGAAAAACCAGAAACCCACAACCCACGACCATTTTTGAGGAATTTGAACTCCGAGAATTGGACCCCCaatttctgtgttttttttttcagctcGGCAATTATTGATTTCTTCCCATGTTTTAACAAAACTATGTCACACTGGCATACCAAAGGAGGTCAGTAGAAGGCACTGCCGAGCAATAACAATTAAAATACCGGAAGATATGGTAATTCACATGACAGGACCAAGACCAAAGATATTATATTTTTGAAAATTACACGTACATAAAAAAATGTTTGGACTTTGAGAAGACGATTCACGTGTTAGTGGCTTAAAAAATAATTGGAACATGAGAAACATTTCCACAAATACTATTAATATTGACATCGATGAATATATTACAACATGTAGTGTATCGACTCATATTTTGAATCCAATGAAAGTCTCTCCCCACAATTGCCACAATAAATGCATTAACCACCATGACCTAGGAAGACATAAAATTCCTTTGTAGAATTCTCTACCAACTCCAATTTCAATGCTTGCATGCACCACCCAACTCAGCATTCAACCATACATTAACCAGAGCGTGTAAATACCACAAGCATTCACCATATGAGAATTGAGATCAAATCTTCTGCATCCAAATTTAGTGTG
Protein-coding sequences here:
- the LOC139193592 gene encoding uncharacterized protein isoform X1 codes for the protein MTTAVVRTVLNYKNYDDWSSQIKTYLLAEDLWDVLGEERPKTEDEESKAWERKDAKALYAIQNSCGDDTYKLIKDKTTAKKAWNTLFYELKQMEQRKQMEQMEQALNIAYKSVSEVYPTPGVSLEEGRTGEHDESDESGETLESIHKTFAKYVKSNDWVNAIKFLRQHRQLGCARLPFVRSGTALHYAIQNLERFCERIIQELVELMAMEDLEIQDNLGYTAIDYLIKYYPERVEVAKCMVKRNHNLLSPPYDDVPRVVVAQGKTKGEKMALWLYSRTSPETLNVIYAAQLVSDGFRLQRFDIVWNLIQRYPKLAVAMNLEGNSPLKALASNPFAFKSGSRLSLWENLIYYDISINPLPHIDTDIRINVGEPESEHSDEGPLAEQKENKRHHLISSGIDCIYQMKLVHERVQQFLPLMCEAVRRDDMSYYQRKKLEETLFVAAERGHVEYITNFLRYSSYPIFRVRNKKHQSLFQIAAECRRYNVYNIICELFQKLDKCGFYKSKYGLDYSEQELKEIVEHKDDLGNTMLHTAARITPLSQIDHIQGATLQMQRELQWFKKVESIANVKDCESVNNDNKTPREVFMENHKEMWKEAKNSMKETASSCTVVGALIITIMFAAIFTVPGGYDGGTGLPIFLTKKVFIAFMVSDVLSLFSSITSVIMFLGVITSRYNEDDFHGSLPTKMIIGLFTLFLSIATMMIVFFCAIYIMLDGKLSIVILTIVLAIVPLISYLWMQFPLLVESFLLFDWEHLYSIVSYFFKKFVKRSPCGAFYSAYYV